A genomic region of Streptomyces sp. NBC_00247 contains the following coding sequences:
- a CDS encoding carbohydrate ABC transporter permease — translation MAGRPLPTSPARATARDRTPVRDGAPAPAGASGPATKKSLDRGPASPAGPSTRGGAATGRFRRRVRENLVAYLFLAAGVICFALFSWYPIVRGILLGFQQVTFAQPAEWVGLDNFRRLFDDPLFLTAWKNTGWFTLLALVFGFAAPFATAVVLNELRRGKAYLRMTVYLPVMLPSVVTMLLWRWFYDPGPGLFNNVLDVFHLPPQQWLESENLAMVSLVLVSTWANMGTTTLIYLAALGGIPGELYEAAELDGASIRRRLWHVTIPQMRFILMITLLLQVIGTMQVFVEPFVLTGGGPDDATVTVLLLLYRYAFVYNDFGLASAMSTLLFVVLGAFAGVYLRLTRSKG, via the coding sequence ATGGCCGGTCGACCGCTCCCCACCTCCCCGGCGCGCGCCACCGCCCGCGACCGGACCCCGGTACGGGACGGAGCCCCGGCACCCGCCGGGGCGTCCGGGCCCGCCACGAAGAAGTCTCTCGACCGGGGCCCGGCATCGCCCGCCGGCCCGTCCACCCGGGGCGGGGCGGCGACCGGCCGGTTCCGGCGGAGGGTGCGCGAGAACCTCGTCGCGTACCTCTTCCTCGCCGCCGGAGTGATCTGCTTCGCGCTCTTCTCCTGGTACCCGATCGTGCGCGGCATCCTGCTCGGCTTCCAGCAGGTCACCTTCGCGCAGCCCGCCGAGTGGGTCGGGCTGGACAACTTCCGCCGCCTCTTCGACGACCCGCTCTTCCTCACCGCCTGGAAGAACACCGGCTGGTTCACCCTGCTCGCCCTGGTCTTCGGCTTCGCCGCCCCCTTCGCGACCGCCGTCGTCCTGAACGAACTGCGGCGCGGCAAGGCGTACCTCCGGATGACCGTCTACCTGCCGGTCATGCTGCCCTCGGTCGTCACCATGCTGCTCTGGCGCTGGTTCTACGATCCGGGGCCGGGCCTCTTCAACAACGTGCTGGACGTCTTCCACCTCCCGCCCCAGCAGTGGCTGGAGTCGGAGAACCTCGCGATGGTCTCCCTGGTCCTGGTCTCCACCTGGGCCAACATGGGCACCACCACCCTGATCTACCTCGCGGCGCTGGGCGGCATCCCCGGCGAGCTGTACGAGGCGGCCGAGCTCGACGGCGCGTCGATCCGGCGACGGCTGTGGCACGTCACGATCCCGCAGATGCGGTTCATCCTGATGATCACCCTGCTCCTCCAGGTCATCGGCACCATGCAGGTCTTCGTGGAGCCGTTCGTGCTGACCGGCGGCGGACCCGACGACGCGACCGTCACCGTCCTGCTGCTGCTCTACCGCTACGCCTTCGTCTACAACGACTTCGGCCTGGCCAGCGCCATGAGCACCCTGCTCTTCGTGGTGCTCGGCGCCTTCGCCGGCGTGTATCTGCGCCTGACCCGGAGCAAGGGCTGA
- a CDS encoding SPFH domain-containing protein, translating into MDVVLELAHGETETTSMRTVSATVSVPAGGPDAGSEDGTGSGAGSGDGTGSGAGTGDGTGSGDGSGDGTGSGDGTGDGTGSGDGTGAGDWTGGTDGTGGVGRAAGGEAARGEAPNGEVPAPSGGYREGDRWGTGRRRSVIANESTASIPVHLLFRDEPRDPDDRTGLLPRVGTGVPEPYGPPGGPARDGGDPRRTAGAASLPAAVARHALPADRSGAGVRRPPVPRSPQVSPPTRPAPVADPRLRERPGPALPGWVAVLTGMAGCAAALAVLWWAGALPEPAQARLGIGPRPYEGVGIGLWAVLAVLVTVVLFAFGGLGRGRVGYALVLTLFGDYRGSVRRTGLFWVSPLLLRRRTDVRLRHWRSEPMPAVDANGTALRVTVLVVWRVKDTVRAVLGVADHETYLREQVEAAMARVLSQLPADAFHEDAPTLRNAEAVGDALTLMLKADCEPVGVEVYSAQPTGIEYAPEVAAAMQRRRVAALDARHRDSVLTSVVDAVDDTVHRLTTRGLVALDDYERKSLVRDLTVAFYTGRGGGEGI; encoded by the coding sequence GTGGACGTGGTGCTGGAACTCGCGCACGGCGAGACGGAGACCACGTCGATGCGCACCGTTTCGGCCACGGTCTCGGTGCCTGCGGGCGGGCCGGACGCCGGCTCGGAGGACGGGACCGGCTCGGGCGCGGGTTCGGGCGACGGGACCGGGTCGGGCGCCGGGACGGGGGACGGGACCGGCTCGGGCGACGGTTCGGGCGACGGGACCGGCTCGGGCGACGGGACGGGGGACGGGACCGGCTCGGGGGACGGGACGGGGGCGGGCGACTGGACCGGCGGGACCGACGGGACCGGCGGAGTCGGGCGGGCTGCCGGGGGTGAAGCGGCCCGGGGTGAAGCTCCCAACGGGGAGGTGCCCGCCCCGTCCGGCGGTTACCGCGAGGGGGACCGGTGGGGCACCGGGCGCCGCCGGTCGGTCATCGCCAACGAGTCCACCGCGTCCATCCCGGTGCACCTGCTCTTCCGCGACGAACCCCGCGATCCCGACGACCGCACAGGGCTCCTCCCGCGCGTCGGTACCGGTGTACCGGAGCCGTACGGACCGCCGGGCGGCCCCGCCCGGGACGGCGGCGACCCGCGCCGCACCGCCGGGGCCGCCTCGCTGCCCGCGGCCGTGGCCCGCCACGCGCTGCCGGCCGACCGGTCCGGCGCCGGGGTGCGGCGACCGCCCGTGCCCCGCTCTCCGCAGGTCAGTCCGCCGACCCGCCCCGCGCCCGTCGCCGATCCCCGGCTGCGCGAGCGTCCCGGCCCTGCCCTGCCCGGTTGGGTGGCCGTGCTCACCGGGATGGCCGGCTGCGCCGCCGCTCTGGCGGTCCTCTGGTGGGCGGGCGCGCTGCCGGAGCCGGCGCAGGCCCGGCTCGGCATCGGACCGCGCCCGTACGAAGGCGTCGGCATCGGTCTCTGGGCGGTGCTCGCGGTGCTGGTGACCGTGGTGCTCTTCGCGTTCGGGGGCCTCGGGCGCGGGCGGGTCGGGTACGCCCTGGTGCTGACGCTCTTCGGCGACTACCGGGGGAGTGTCCGGCGTACCGGACTCTTCTGGGTCTCCCCGCTGCTGCTCCGCCGCCGCACCGACGTGCGGCTGCGGCACTGGCGGAGCGAGCCGATGCCCGCCGTGGACGCGAACGGCACGGCGCTGCGGGTCACCGTTCTCGTCGTCTGGCGGGTCAAGGACACCGTCCGGGCGGTGCTGGGGGTCGCGGACCACGAGACGTACCTGCGGGAACAGGTCGAGGCGGCGATGGCCCGCGTGCTCTCGCAACTGCCCGCCGACGCCTTCCACGAGGACGCCCCCACGCTGCGGAACGCCGAGGCGGTCGGGGACGCGCTGACCCTGATGCTGAAGGCGGACTGTGAGCCGGTCGGGGTGGAGGTGTACTCGGCGCAGCCGACCGGGATCGAGTACGCCCCCGAGGTCGCGGCGGCCATGCAGCGCCGCCGGGTCGCGGCCCTCGACGCGAGGCACCGCGACAGCGTCCTGACGTCCGTGGTGGACGCGGTCGACGACACCGTCCACCGGCTCACCACGCGAGGGCTCGTCGCGCTCGACGACTACGAACGCAAGTCTCTGGTACGGGACTTGACGGTGGCCTTCTACACGGGGCGAGGCGGGGGCGAGGGGATCTGA
- a CDS encoding carbohydrate ABC transporter permease, translating into MAAETPTRTLIAPTEMNRRVGRFLHRFVLTATLIGFTLAFVFPLYWMASGALKSSSELAAPTPTLVPESFHPESYTDAWTHVGLGHFFLNTFVLALGAWLTQLLIDVSAAYALSKLRPVLGNVILGMMLATLMLPVSALLVPTYLTVVDVPILHVNLINTPFAVWLPAAANAFNIFLLKRFFDQIPAELLDSARIDGAGTIRVLVSVVLPLSRPVLAVVSIFAVVGVWKDFLWPMLVLPDEAKQPITVALNRLAEFMPANQLLAGMVMASIPLLVLFLIFQRHIIAGLTAGSLKG; encoded by the coding sequence ATGGCCGCCGAAACACCCACCCGCACCCTGATCGCGCCCACCGAGATGAACCGGCGCGTCGGCAGGTTCCTCCACCGCTTCGTCCTCACCGCCACCCTGATCGGCTTCACCCTCGCCTTCGTCTTCCCGCTCTACTGGATGGCGTCCGGCGCGCTGAAGTCGTCGAGCGAGCTCGCCGCCCCGACCCCGACCCTCGTACCGGAGAGCTTCCACCCCGAGAGCTACACCGACGCCTGGACCCACGTCGGTCTCGGCCACTTCTTCCTCAACACCTTCGTGCTCGCTCTCGGCGCCTGGCTCACCCAGCTGCTCATCGACGTGTCCGCCGCCTACGCGCTCTCCAAGCTGCGCCCGGTCCTCGGCAACGTGATCCTCGGGATGATGCTGGCGACCCTGATGCTGCCGGTGTCCGCGCTGCTGGTGCCGACCTACCTCACCGTCGTCGACGTACCGATCCTGCACGTCAACCTGATCAACACACCGTTCGCCGTCTGGCTCCCGGCGGCGGCCAACGCCTTCAACATCTTTCTGCTGAAGCGCTTCTTCGACCAGATCCCCGCCGAACTCCTCGACTCCGCACGGATCGACGGCGCCGGCACGATCCGGGTCCTGGTCTCCGTGGTGCTGCCGCTCTCCCGGCCGGTCCTCGCCGTCGTCTCGATCTTCGCGGTCGTCGGCGTCTGGAAGGACTTCCTCTGGCCGATGCTCGTCCTCCCCGACGAGGCGAAGCAGCCCATCACGGTCGCGCTCAACCGGCTGGCGGAGTTCATGCCCGCCAACCAGCTGCTCGCCGGCATGGTCATGGCCAGCATCCCCCTGCTGGTGCTCTTCCTGATCTTCCAGCGGCACATCATCGCGGGCCTGACCGCGGGCAGCCTCAAGGGCTGA
- a CDS encoding class F sortase, whose translation MSAPTRPAGTGRLLTGVAWAVLLLGLWLWGRDAAGGPGGSSAPTTGDVAAVGRPLGMPLPPAHDPLAPSPPREVAIPSVGVDAPVVGRGLDGDGAVDPPPFATPGAVGWYDGGAEPGTAGAAIMVGHVDTETEPAVFYGLSAARPGAEIRVTRADGTVAEFTVDDVQVFTRERFDAQKAYGPRRDGRAELRLITCGGTYDRATQAYSANVVVSAYLTGEDDGQGGGGAVGAPARTRSGPSPH comes from the coding sequence ATGTCCGCCCCCACTCGCCCGGCCGGTACCGGGCGGCTGCTCACCGGAGTGGCGTGGGCCGTGCTCCTGCTCGGCCTCTGGCTCTGGGGCCGCGACGCCGCCGGAGGACCCGGTGGCAGCTCCGCGCCCACCACCGGAGACGTCGCGGCGGTCGGCCGCCCCCTCGGGATGCCGCTGCCCCCGGCGCACGATCCGCTGGCCCCTTCGCCGCCGCGCGAGGTCGCGATCCCGTCCGTGGGCGTCGACGCCCCCGTCGTCGGACGCGGCCTCGACGGTGACGGAGCCGTCGACCCGCCCCCGTTCGCGACCCCGGGCGCCGTCGGCTGGTACGACGGTGGCGCCGAACCCGGCACCGCGGGGGCGGCGATCATGGTCGGCCACGTCGACACCGAGACCGAGCCCGCCGTCTTCTACGGACTGAGCGCGGCGCGGCCGGGCGCCGAGATCCGGGTGACCCGGGCCGACGGCACGGTCGCCGAGTTCACCGTCGACGACGTCCAGGTCTTCACCCGGGAACGCTTCGACGCGCAGAAGGCCTACGGGCCGCGCCGGGACGGCCGCGCCGAACTCCGGCTGATCACCTGCGGCGGTACGTACGACCGGGCCACCCAGGCTTACTCCGCCAATGTCGTCGTCTCCGCCTACCTCACGGGCGAGGACGACGGACAAGGCGGCGGCGGTGCGGTCGGCGCACCCGCCCGCACCCGGAGCGGACCGTCGCCGCACTGA
- a CDS encoding LacI family DNA-binding transcriptional regulator — protein sequence MNRRISEVAAYAGVSTATVGRVLNGRTGVSAPTREAVLAALDVCGIERPVGMRGERAALIGLVVPDLQNPVFSAFSEALCVLLDRRGLIPVLCTHSQDGVSEAHYIEMLLRQNIGGIVFVGASYADAGPEHGRVLRERGIPMVLVNAADENSGVAQVRVDDALAAEQALAHLVALGHERIGMVLGPGGHVPSARKLAGFAAFRSRRGDAPEEWRRLVAHALFTMEGGATALPRLLAEGVTGVVCASDALALGVIRGARRQGLRVPEDLSVVGFDDSPYMVATDPPLTTARQPVQAMAAAAVAALVGQIEGRADANDLLMFDTELIVRGSTAGRPR from the coding sequence ATGAATCGAAGGATCTCCGAAGTCGCCGCGTACGCGGGCGTCAGCACGGCCACCGTCGGCCGTGTCCTCAATGGCCGTACGGGCGTGTCCGCCCCCACCCGCGAGGCGGTGCTGGCCGCCCTGGACGTCTGCGGCATCGAGCGGCCGGTGGGGATGCGGGGGGAGCGGGCGGCGCTGATCGGCCTCGTCGTGCCCGATCTCCAGAACCCCGTGTTCTCCGCGTTCTCCGAGGCCCTGTGCGTCCTGCTGGACCGGCGGGGACTCATTCCCGTGCTGTGCACCCACAGTCAGGACGGGGTGTCGGAGGCGCACTACATCGAGATGCTGCTGCGGCAGAACATCGGCGGGATCGTCTTCGTGGGCGCCAGTTACGCCGACGCGGGACCGGAGCACGGCCGGGTGCTGCGGGAGCGCGGGATACCGATGGTGCTGGTCAACGCGGCGGACGAGAACTCCGGGGTGGCCCAGGTGCGGGTGGACGACGCACTCGCCGCCGAGCAGGCGCTCGCCCACCTCGTGGCGCTCGGGCACGAACGGATCGGCATGGTCCTGGGGCCCGGCGGGCACGTCCCCTCGGCCCGGAAACTCGCCGGTTTCGCCGCCTTCCGAAGCCGTCGGGGCGACGCGCCGGAGGAGTGGCGGAGGCTGGTCGCGCACGCCCTGTTCACCATGGAGGGCGGGGCCACCGCGCTGCCCCGACTGCTGGCCGAAGGGGTCACCGGAGTCGTTTGCGCGAGCGACGCACTGGCCCTCGGGGTCATCCGGGGCGCCCGCCGGCAGGGGCTGCGGGTGCCCGAGGACCTGTCGGTCGTCGGCTTCGACGATTCCCCGTACATGGTGGCCACCGACCCGCCGCTGACCACCGCGCGGCAGCCCGTCCAGGCCATGGCGGCGGCGGCCGTGGCTGCGCTGGTGGGCCAGATCGAAGGGCGTGCGGATGCGAACGACCTCCTGATGTTCGACACCGAGCTGATCGTGCGCGGCTCCACGGCCGGCCGACCCCGCTGA
- a CDS encoding lytic polysaccharide monooxygenase auxiliary activity family 9 protein: MRKRTSAAVVGLAILGASALATSSASSHGYTDNPISRQKLCANGTVTNCGNIQWEPQSVEGPKGFPTAGPADGKICSANHTEFAQLDDPRGGNWPTTQVTGGQSFNFRWQFTARHSTTDFRYYITKQGWDPTKPLTRASLDSQPFLTVPYNNQQPPATLTQTGTIPSGKTGHHVILAVWTIADTANAFYSCSDVKF; encoded by the coding sequence ATGCGTAAGAGGACGAGCGCGGCCGTGGTCGGCCTGGCGATCTTGGGCGCTTCGGCGCTCGCCACCAGCAGCGCCAGCAGCCACGGCTACACCGACAACCCCATCAGCCGTCAGAAGCTCTGTGCCAACGGCACGGTCACCAACTGCGGCAACATCCAGTGGGAGCCGCAGAGCGTCGAGGGCCCGAAGGGCTTCCCGACGGCGGGTCCGGCGGACGGGAAGATCTGCTCCGCCAACCACACCGAGTTCGCGCAGCTCGACGACCCGCGCGGCGGCAACTGGCCGACCACGCAGGTCACCGGCGGCCAGTCGTTCAACTTCCGCTGGCAGTTCACCGCCCGTCACTCGACGACGGACTTCCGGTACTACATCACCAAGCAGGGCTGGGACCCGACGAAGCCGCTCACCCGGGCCTCGCTGGACTCGCAGCCGTTCCTGACGGTGCCGTACAACAACCAGCAGCCGCCGGCCACGCTGACCCAGACGGGCACCATCCCCAGCGGAAAGACCGGCCACCACGTCATCCTGGCGGTGTGGACGATCGCGGACACCGCGAACGCGTTCTACTCCTGCTCGGACGTGAAGTTCTGA
- a CDS encoding extracellular solute-binding protein, translating to MDGMAGVSRRQLLGSATALALGLALTGCGGSSGSSSGVDEHGVVTISVNGMPAKTQPEDRKDFEDLVKQFEAAHPKIKIDAREGQMDPKTFAAKLAGGQLEDVYYVYFTDPAGLIQRRQGADITKYLKGVPYLDQIRPALQDVFKGPDGKIYGVPTGNYSLGLVYNRALFKKAGLDPDKPPTTWEEVRTAAQKISALGDGTVGYADYSKNNQGGWHLTSWIYSMGGDVATQQNGTWKAAFDSDAGRKALQALHDMRWTDKSMGTRQLLEIADVQKMMGSGKLGMYMAGPDNIPTIVKQFESKYDDYGLAALPGTATLGGGDGFMFNPKASPEKIKAGLQWIQWKYLNPDREEENVKKFSGLDVPIGLPQPNLFDGAAQAKNDAIHAKYANVPQANYQPFVDRSDDVAVKVEPPNAQQLYTVLDGVMQSVLTKEDADLDKLLADAAKRADSILATVK from the coding sequence ATGGATGGCATGGCCGGCGTCAGCAGGCGTCAACTTCTCGGTTCGGCGACCGCGCTCGCCCTGGGCCTGGCCCTCACGGGCTGTGGCGGTTCCTCCGGTTCCTCCTCCGGCGTCGACGAGCACGGCGTGGTCACGATCAGCGTGAACGGGATGCCGGCCAAGACGCAGCCCGAGGACCGCAAGGACTTCGAGGACCTGGTCAAGCAGTTCGAGGCGGCCCACCCCAAGATCAAGATCGATGCCCGAGAGGGCCAGATGGACCCGAAGACCTTCGCGGCCAAACTCGCCGGAGGTCAGCTGGAGGACGTGTACTACGTCTACTTCACCGACCCCGCCGGGCTCATACAGCGCCGCCAGGGCGCCGACATCACGAAGTACCTCAAGGGCGTCCCGTACCTGGACCAGATCCGCCCGGCCCTCCAGGACGTCTTCAAGGGACCCGACGGCAAGATCTACGGGGTGCCCACCGGCAACTACTCCCTCGGGCTCGTCTACAACCGCGCCCTCTTCAAGAAGGCCGGGCTCGACCCCGACAAGCCGCCGACCACCTGGGAGGAGGTGCGCACCGCCGCCCAGAAGATCAGCGCGCTGGGCGACGGGACCGTCGGGTACGCCGACTACAGCAAGAACAACCAGGGTGGCTGGCACCTCACCTCGTGGATCTACTCCATGGGCGGGGACGTCGCCACCCAGCAGAACGGCACGTGGAAGGCCGCGTTCGACAGCGACGCCGGCCGCAAGGCGCTCCAGGCCCTGCACGACATGCGCTGGACCGACAAGTCCATGGGCACCCGCCAGCTCCTGGAGATCGCCGACGTCCAGAAGATGATGGGCTCCGGCAAGCTCGGGATGTACATGGCCGGTCCGGACAACATCCCCACCATCGTCAAGCAGTTCGAGAGCAAGTACGACGACTACGGGCTGGCCGCCCTCCCCGGCACCGCGACGCTCGGAGGCGGCGACGGCTTCATGTTCAACCCGAAGGCGTCCCCGGAGAAGATCAAGGCCGGGCTCCAGTGGATCCAGTGGAAGTACCTCAACCCGGACCGCGAGGAGGAGAACGTGAAGAAGTTCTCCGGCCTCGACGTCCCGATCGGACTCCCGCAGCCCAACCTGTTCGACGGCGCGGCGCAGGCGAAGAACGACGCGATCCACGCGAAGTACGCCAACGTCCCGCAGGCCAACTACCAGCCGTTCGTCGACCGCAGCGACGACGTCGCCGTCAAGGTCGAGCCGCCGAACGCGCAGCAGCTCTACACCGTCCTCGACGGGGTCATGCAGTCCGTGCTGACCAAGGAGGACGCCGACCTCGACAAGCTGCTCGCCGACGCCGCGAAGCGCGCCGACTCCATCCTCGCCACGGTGAAGTGA
- a CDS encoding peptidoglycan-binding protein, protein MTVPVFREYEPAADCCCAGCALQRRTAAARSLPPRLGGHRAAHGARRALVLATAAGVVLSAGAAEAVAPACHAVGPVRPDGASGPGPTTPQGRTGPLKGGGGAGPPTADAPLVLRTTTRGEIISRAKTWVAAKVPYDMEKYWSDGYRQDCSGYVSMAWGLDGNEWTGSLSSYGTRIARSQLEPGDILLFHDPADPNKGSHVTIFGGWTNSARTQYMAYEQTPPATRKKTTPLAYWSNSDKYLAYRYRGLTGGSGGGSSSGFPGAARFGPGARNAHVTQLGDMLVARGGKRFYTQGPGPAWSEADRRATRAFQQAQGWKGANADGLPGPDTWRRLVNGTGKDIPAAGPGGGSSAVPPFPGRGYFKPGQSNAHVERLGRQLVKKGYGRHYASGPGRRWTEADRRNVEAFQRAQGWRGGVADGYPGPDTWRRLFS, encoded by the coding sequence ATGACCGTCCCGGTCTTCAGGGAGTACGAACCCGCCGCCGACTGCTGCTGCGCCGGCTGTGCCCTCCAGCGGCGCACGGCGGCGGCCCGGAGCCTGCCGCCCCGCCTCGGCGGCCATCGGGCCGCGCACGGAGCACGCCGCGCGCTGGTGCTCGCCACGGCTGCCGGAGTGGTCCTCTCCGCCGGTGCCGCCGAGGCGGTCGCCCCGGCCTGCCATGCCGTCGGGCCCGTCCGCCCGGACGGCGCGTCCGGCCCCGGGCCCACGACCCCGCAGGGGCGGACCGGACCGCTGAAAGGCGGCGGTGGCGCGGGCCCGCCCACCGCGGACGCGCCCCTGGTCCTGCGGACCACCACGCGCGGGGAGATCATTTCCCGCGCCAAGACGTGGGTCGCCGCGAAGGTACCGTACGACATGGAGAAGTACTGGTCGGACGGCTACCGCCAGGACTGCTCCGGCTACGTCTCGATGGCCTGGGGCCTGGACGGCAACGAGTGGACCGGCAGCCTCTCCTCGTACGGCACGCGGATCGCGCGCTCGCAGCTGGAGCCGGGCGACATCCTGCTCTTCCACGACCCGGCCGACCCCAACAAGGGGTCGCACGTCACGATCTTCGGCGGCTGGACCAACAGCGCGCGCACCCAGTACATGGCGTACGAGCAGACACCCCCGGCCACCCGGAAGAAGACCACGCCCCTCGCGTACTGGAGCAACTCCGACAAGTACCTCGCCTACCGCTACCGGGGGCTCACCGGCGGTTCCGGCGGCGGCTCGTCCTCGGGGTTCCCCGGTGCCGCCAGGTTCGGGCCGGGAGCCCGCAACGCCCATGTGACCCAGCTCGGCGACATGCTGGTGGCGCGGGGCGGGAAACGTTTCTACACCCAGGGCCCCGGCCCCGCCTGGAGCGAGGCGGACCGGCGCGCGACCCGGGCGTTCCAGCAGGCGCAGGGGTGGAAAGGCGCGAACGCGGACGGCCTTCCCGGCCCGGACACCTGGCGCCGGCTCGTCAACGGCACCGGGAAGGACATTCCGGCGGCAGGGCCGGGTGGCGGTTCGAGCGCGGTCCCGCCCTTCCCCGGACGGGGCTATTTCAAGCCAGGTCAATCGAACGCCCATGTCGAGCGGCTCGGCAGGCAGTTGGTGAAGAAGGGCTACGGGCGGCACTACGCCTCGGGGCCGGGCCGCCGCTGGACCGAGGCGGACCGGCGCAACGTGGAGGCGTTCCAGCGGGCCCAGGGCTGGCGCGGCGGCGTGGCGGACGGCTACCCGGGGCCGGACACCTGGCGGCGGCTCTTCTCCTGA